GCGATGTTCCAGCTCAGATCATGTAACAATCGCTGTTGCGCAAAGTGACTGGGTCGAAAGGCAAAATGTGGTCACTCCGGCAAACGAAATTGATACGCCCACCCGCAGGAACTGATCCCTCTGCACCTCGGCAAAGGGATCCATGGTATGTATACAAACTGGCTGCATTTGTGTCCCTAGGTGCTCTGCTGTTTGGCTACGACCAAGGAGTCATGGGTGTCATTGTCGCCGATCAACGGTTCAAGGATTTGATGCGTCCTAAGAATTCATGTATGTTCGATGCCACCAAAATCAGCTTCATATTGTGGGGCATTCAATAGCTGATTGCAACTCAGGGGTGACTGGTGCTATTGTTTCAATGTACGATGTAGGTTGCTTCATTGGCGCCATGTCCACCGGTAGTCTTTCGGATCGGTATGGCCGTGAGAGAATGTTGGCTATTGCGAGCGTCGTCTTCGTTATTGGTGCAGTCCTACAAGCTGCCTCGTACACAGTTGTCCAAATAGTAAACAGCCAGCCTTTCACCATATATACCATTTTCTGACAAACACATAGATCATTGGCCGTATAGTCTTGGGCTATGGTGTTGGGGGATGTGCGGCAGGGGTACCCCTGTATCAATCTGAGATCGCTCCTCCAACCCTCCGAGGGAGATTGATTGGAATAGAGCAAATGGTTCTGTGCACTGGTGAGCTGTGTGCGTTCTGGATGAACTATGGGTTCAATTACCTCTCGACTAAACACTGGTGGCGCATTCCCTTGGCAATTCAAATTCTTCCGGCCATTGTTCTGGGGATAGGTTGCTGGTTCTGGGTCTTGCCAAGTCCACGGTGGCTTGTCACTCAGGACCGACACGACTGTGCTCGCGAGGTATTGATTAGATTACACGGTCCAGAGGCTGCAGTGGTAGAACTCGAGCAGATCCAGGAAACAATGCGCCTAGAGAAGCACACCAAAGCATCTTGGACAGGAATGTTTAAAATCCCTATCCTGCGGCTAACCCTCCTTGGTTGTGGGATTCAAGGCTTCCAGCAAGTCACGGGCACGAATTCAATCCTTTACTACACGCCGACACTCTTTGAAAAGGGTGGTATTACCGATCCTCGCACCGCAAACCTGGCGACAGGAGGCGTTGGGATCGCACTGTTCGTCAGTGCATGGATacccatcttcttctttgaccgTCTGGGGCGCAAAGTATGGCTCCAGATTGGGACCGTAGGAATGATGCTAGCCATGGTCGGAATCGCAGTATTGCAATGGCATGCGGGTGAGAGCCCCGGGTCAAAGGGTAACTATGCGATTGTGGTCTTTCCCTATCTGTTCTatatcttcttcaacatTAGCTGGGGTGTCGCGGCCTGGACCTATCCGTCAGAAATATTCCCGCTGTCCATGCGTGCAAAGGGCAACGCACTTGCAACTTCCGCTAATTGGACCATGTGCTATATCGTTGCCCAGGCTTCGCCACCAGTTGCAGATGCAATCGGGTGGGGCCTTTACGTTGTTTATGCCGCTATATGTGTCATCGCTTTCATTTTCGTCCGCTTTGCGCTAGGTGGGTGGTTTAATCTGATCTGCAACCAGTTATTCGATTGCTGACACGGTATACAGTTGAGACGAGGAATCGGTCGCTAGAGGATATGAACCGGCTTTTCGGGCTGCAAGGCTATTTCGCAGAAGGTGAAGCTGCCGCTGCAGAGGAAATTTTTGTAGCCAAAAATGCTTCGGCGGAGCACATTGAAGAGAGCACTAATTTTGCAGGTCCGTCATAGAATTTGGGAGTACTATGGATGTGTGACTAGAGCCCCTACAACTGCCTCTTGACGGTCAAAAGACTCCTGTTGGCGCAGTTCACCATGTAGCAACCTGAGCAACGAACGATCTATGTGTTATATACGTTTGATCGTTCAAATCATATAGTATCCACCATGCAATGATTTTCAGTTAATATGTGTCGGGGAAGTGCATGCTTAAGTTTCAATGTACCCGCATCGATAAATTGTAGGCTGAGCCCGGGGTCTCTATGTGTTAGTGGATAGAAATTAGAAGGACACAGAAGATGGCTAAGTCAAGATTTCATGTGTTCAGCGAATGGCGGATCACATTGCCATCCATGGACTCGTTCCTGAATGTCCTTCTGAGCCCTCGAAGAAATTTTGAATCATGAAGCCCCCGGCCGCGTCCAGGAGTTCCGCATTAGACATGCCTTGTGGATACCACGTAAAGCTATCCTCTAGCCCCATCGATAACGGGTTGTATATTGCTTGGTTTTGAGCACCGGGAGGCGGGGCCCAGAGACGAGAAGGGCGTGTCACGGCCGTTGTTGGGTTCGGGCTAATATTTTGAGTCAAGTCAACAGCATGACCTTGTTCTATTTTACGTCAGTCATGAACCCTTGGCAACTGGGACAAaaatgaagaggaagaggggtagGCAGCATGTCTCACCGAGGAGCTTCTGTAATACATTCCGTGCACGAAACGCCATATCATGCGACGACCCAAGACTCTCAAGACAATCCACAGCCTGTTGGAGATGTCCCTTCCATGATGGAGCCATAGTATGAGTCGGGCTATAGATGTAACAGGTGGCCTGCACAAAGCTCGCTGTGATCAACCAGTATGTCGCATACCATGCGAGACCCCGTTTTCTACTATCCGTATGGTTGAGAAATCCACATATAGACGTGACACATTCAT
This Aspergillus flavus chromosome 1, complete sequence DNA region includes the following protein-coding sequences:
- a CDS encoding permease of the major facilitator superfamily (sugar transporter, putative); this encodes MWSLRQTKLIRPPAGTDPSAPRQRDPWYVYKLAAFVSLGALLFGYDQGVMGVIVADQRFKDLMRPKNSSDCNSGVTGAIVSMYDVGCFIGAMSTGSLSDRYGRERMLAIASVVFVIGAVLQAASYTVVQIIIGRIVLGYGVGGCAAGVPLYQSEIAPPTLRGRLIGIEQMVLCTGELCAFWMNYGFNYLSTKHWWRIPLAIQILPAIVLGIGCWFWVLPSPRWLVTQDRHDCAREVLIRLHGPEAAVVELEQIQETMRLEKHTKASWTGMFKIPILRLTLLGCGIQGFQQVTGTNSILYYTPTLFEKGGITDPRTANLATGGVGIALFVSAWIPIFFFDRLGRKVWLQIGTVGMMLAMVGIAVLQWHAGESPGSKGNYAIVVFPYLFYIFFNISWGVAAWTYPSEIFPLSMRAKGNALATSANWTMCYIVAQASPPVADAIGWGLYVVYAAICVIAFIFVRFALVETRNRSLEDMNRLFGLQGYFAEGEAAAAEEIFVAKNASAEHIEESTNFAGPS